The Virgibacillus phasianinus genome includes a window with the following:
- the hydA gene encoding dihydropyrimidinase has protein sequence MKKLIKNGTIVTATDKYEADLLIEDGKVTSIGGYFTEDVDEVIDAKGAFLFPGGVDPHTHLDMPFGGTVTADDFETGTIAAAYGGTTTVIDFCLTNKGEPLRNAVSHWHEKSKDKAVIDYSFHLMIGEVNDAVLSELPSIIEEEGITSFKVFMAYKNVFQVDDNVLFRTLLTAKEHGALVMVHAENGDVIDHLVTEALEKGNTDPIHHALTRPPELEGEATGRAVELTGLADSQLYVVHVTSAAALERITEARRKGYNVWGETCPQYLVLDQSNLEEPDFEGAKYVCSPPLREKWNQDVLWNALKTGQLQTLGSDQCSFNFKGQKDLGKGDFTKIPNGCPTIEDRFSLLFSEGVKKGRITINQFVDMVSTKPAKLFGVFPQKGTIAVGSDADIVIFDPNRERTLSVDTHHMNVDYNPFEGMKVIGEPISVLSRGEFVIRDKQFVGNPGEGNYLKRKRFDTYKKVTEESLS, from the coding sequence ATGAAAAAATTGATAAAAAATGGAACAATTGTAACGGCAACTGACAAATATGAGGCTGATTTGCTGATTGAAGATGGCAAGGTGACTTCAATTGGCGGTTATTTTACTGAGGATGTTGATGAAGTGATTGATGCAAAAGGGGCATTCCTTTTTCCGGGTGGTGTTGACCCACATACCCATTTGGATATGCCATTTGGTGGAACAGTAACTGCTGATGACTTTGAAACAGGAACGATTGCTGCGGCTTATGGCGGCACAACGACAGTGATCGACTTTTGCCTAACGAATAAAGGAGAGCCGTTAAGAAACGCCGTTAGTCATTGGCATGAAAAATCAAAGGATAAGGCAGTCATTGATTATAGTTTCCATTTAATGATAGGAGAAGTAAACGATGCAGTACTAAGTGAACTCCCTTCCATTATTGAAGAGGAAGGCATTACCTCGTTTAAAGTATTTATGGCCTATAAGAATGTCTTTCAAGTTGATGACAATGTGCTATTTCGAACACTGCTGACTGCAAAAGAACATGGTGCCCTTGTTATGGTCCATGCTGAAAACGGCGATGTAATTGATCACCTAGTAACAGAGGCCTTAGAAAAAGGGAACACGGACCCAATCCATCATGCACTGACAAGGCCACCAGAATTAGAGGGGGAAGCAACAGGTAGAGCGGTAGAGCTGACAGGACTTGCAGACTCCCAACTGTACGTTGTGCATGTGACATCTGCTGCTGCACTAGAAAGAATAACAGAAGCACGGCGAAAAGGTTACAACGTATGGGGTGAGACATGTCCACAGTATTTAGTATTAGACCAGTCGAATCTGGAAGAGCCTGACTTTGAGGGAGCTAAGTATGTGTGTTCGCCGCCATTACGTGAAAAATGGAATCAAGATGTACTTTGGAATGCGTTGAAAACCGGTCAGCTGCAAACATTAGGATCTGACCAATGCTCCTTTAATTTTAAAGGCCAGAAAGACTTAGGGAAGGGTGACTTTACGAAAATCCCTAACGGTTGTCCAACTATTGAAGACCGCTTTAGTCTCTTATTCTCAGAAGGGGTTAAAAAAGGGCGAATTACAATCAACCAATTTGTTGATATGGTCTCAACGAAACCAGCTAAGTTATTTGGCGTGTTTCCTCAAAAAGGGACAATTGCAGTAGGAAGTGATGCAGATATCGTAATCTTTGACCCAAATCGGGAACGCACATTGTCTGTTGACACGCACCATATGAATGTTGATTACAACCCATTTGAAGGAATGAAAGTTATCGGCGAACCAATTTCTGTTTTGTCACGGGGGGAATTTGTAATCCGCGATAAGCAATTTGTTGGGAATCCTGGAGAAGGTAATTATTTGAAACGGAAGCGGTTTGACACATACAAAAAAGTGACTGAAGAATCGTTGAGTTAA
- a CDS encoding NCS1 family transporter, translating into MKKNSGNYLKSPDLLPISYQEKSISTTGFFFMWIGMSVLLATFAIGAAGVQTIPLGWVVTATFIGSLAIGIFITLIGDIGIEHGISFPVYMRAPFGTVGTHFPSIIRAVSASFWFGVNTYFGATAISVILTILYGYDNWFICFLVFALFQLINTALGIKWVERFAEISVPFIIIVSIWMYSTLLTQALEQGKNVWTWVESPVSGVATITAFMVVIFANMGFWATLGADIPTISRHIKAPKYERNWFKRNKGTLIGSIIALPLTGCFMIMIGAASFTAASTNNPVIALQDSTSGWMLWVLLIMVILTQWSTNISANLVPASAIYSNAGGPKVSYAVAVFIAGIVGIVIQPWNVMEVILTALLIIGAILSSITGVLFVDYYLLRKRRINVHDLYKNDGQYHYWKGINLAGFLSWIIGGAVACLFLDYSFIIGFIVGSATYYVLAKHWWFKAYKQKEIEDPDDEKYLGITVGRDWIIDTDVKTEAKDDVASL; encoded by the coding sequence ATGAAAAAGAATTCGGGAAATTACCTGAAGTCACCCGATTTACTCCCAATTTCCTACCAAGAAAAGTCAATTAGTACAACAGGCTTCTTCTTCATGTGGATTGGGATGAGTGTTCTGTTAGCAACATTTGCTATTGGTGCCGCAGGAGTTCAGACCATTCCTTTAGGCTGGGTCGTTACCGCAACGTTCATAGGATCACTTGCCATTGGCATATTCATTACCTTAATTGGCGATATCGGAATTGAACACGGAATATCTTTTCCAGTCTATATGAGAGCACCATTTGGTACTGTCGGAACCCATTTTCCTTCCATCATCCGTGCTGTCTCAGCATCATTTTGGTTTGGGGTAAATACTTACTTCGGGGCAACTGCAATAAGTGTAATTTTAACTATTCTCTATGGTTACGACAACTGGTTTATTTGTTTTCTTGTGTTTGCCTTATTTCAATTAATAAACACTGCACTCGGGATAAAATGGGTCGAGAGATTTGCGGAAATTTCAGTGCCGTTCATTATTATAGTTTCCATATGGATGTATAGTACATTATTAACCCAGGCGCTAGAACAGGGAAAAAACGTTTGGACATGGGTTGAAAGTCCCGTTTCTGGTGTTGCAACAATAACAGCATTTATGGTGGTTATCTTTGCTAACATGGGATTTTGGGCTACCTTAGGTGCAGACATTCCAACAATTTCAAGACACATAAAAGCACCAAAATATGAGAGAAATTGGTTCAAGCGGAATAAAGGTACACTAATCGGCAGTATTATAGCACTACCATTGACTGGGTGTTTCATGATTATGATTGGTGCTGCATCATTTACAGCTGCATCTACAAATAATCCTGTAATAGCGCTACAGGACAGTACAAGTGGCTGGATGCTGTGGGTATTGTTGATAATGGTTATTCTAACGCAATGGTCTACAAATATTTCTGCTAACCTTGTACCAGCTTCAGCAATTTATTCAAATGCTGGAGGTCCTAAAGTTTCCTATGCTGTAGCTGTGTTTATAGCAGGTATCGTGGGGATTGTCATTCAACCATGGAACGTAATGGAAGTAATTTTAACAGCATTATTGATCATCGGTGCAATTTTGTCATCGATCACAGGAGTATTGTTTGTAGATTATTATCTATTGCGTAAGCGAAGAATAAATGTACACGATTTATACAAAAATGATGGTCAATACCATTATTGGAAGGGCATTAATTTAGCTGGATTTTTATCATGGATTATAGGCGGAGCAGTAGCTTGTCTATTTTTAGATTACTCTTTCATTATTGGATTTATTGTTGGATCAGCAACATATTATGTTTTAGCGAAACATTGGTGGTTCAAGGCATATAAACAAAAGGAAATAGAAGATCCAGACGATGAAAAATACTTAGGAATAACGGTTGGACGAGACTGGATAATTGATACCGATGTTAAAACCGAAGCAAAGGATGATGTAGCGAGCTTATAA
- a CDS encoding PucR family transcriptional regulator → MISEFQPTIKNVLTRETFQNAKVIAGSNGLERQVKWTHILETNKFDSLINGGELILTTGAGLQLDSQTEQTHIKKLIERNAVGICIEIGTHVNKISSEIIQLANNHDFPIIIFEKVVKFVDITQDLHSLIVNQHHLELNQLNLLSKRLNELSLSPNGILKILQELHANFQQSTLFITVDTKSYYYPPEVKDMDEVIRSYFMDFREQNMQQSFFSLNGESFALFPVKGLGQIWGYLCLQVKDCLLNEFFYTVMDCAALAIAQIMLRNRTIEERKQNLEDELVRNLLHGKHYNLNELQTVIPSLPTNLYYRVVLIQTNYPEIKLIEKDWEEIKLQRSMMFKSLFKQHGLFPAVSIGKNEIAIISFYAMEEDLVKDRSKLSQVITTIMEIKETNILDGSQCTFGVSKVYQDIALIAKGYEEARDVFHLQESKKVQTFFYENIGVYRLLLLLQENGQLESYIQDYLGTLLNYDQEMKSDLFTTLEIYLDCSGSKKEAAERLFIVRQTLYHRLVKIEQLIGQDFMEPMNRLALETAIKAYYLVKDTPATVTVTNH, encoded by the coding sequence TTGATTAGTGAGTTTCAGCCAACTATTAAAAACGTGCTTACAAGAGAAACCTTTCAAAATGCAAAAGTTATCGCAGGAAGCAATGGATTGGAAAGACAAGTGAAATGGACGCACATCCTGGAAACGAACAAATTCGATTCATTAATAAATGGAGGCGAATTAATTCTAACGACTGGTGCTGGTCTGCAGCTTGATTCACAAACAGAACAAACCCATATAAAAAAATTAATAGAAAGAAATGCTGTAGGTATTTGTATTGAAATTGGCACCCATGTCAATAAAATTTCATCTGAAATAATCCAGTTAGCGAATAACCATGACTTCCCAATCATCATATTTGAGAAAGTTGTGAAATTTGTTGACATTACGCAAGATCTTCATTCCTTAATTGTTAACCAGCATCATCTCGAACTCAATCAGTTGAATCTATTGTCCAAAAGATTGAATGAACTCTCACTTTCACCGAACGGTATTTTAAAAATTCTTCAGGAACTGCATGCTAATTTTCAACAAAGCACCCTATTTATTACAGTTGATACGAAATCTTACTATTACCCCCCTGAGGTTAAGGACATGGATGAAGTAATCCGTTCCTATTTTATGGACTTCAGGGAGCAAAATATGCAGCAAAGTTTTTTTTCATTGAATGGAGAAAGTTTTGCTTTATTTCCAGTAAAGGGACTTGGACAAATTTGGGGATACCTATGTTTACAAGTAAAAGATTGCTTATTAAATGAATTTTTCTATACGGTTATGGATTGTGCCGCACTTGCCATTGCACAAATCATGTTACGAAACCGAACAATAGAAGAAAGAAAGCAAAACTTAGAAGATGAACTTGTTCGGAATTTATTACATGGCAAGCATTACAATCTGAACGAACTTCAAACAGTCATTCCATCTTTACCAACAAATTTGTATTACAGGGTAGTATTAATTCAAACAAATTACCCCGAAATAAAATTAATTGAAAAGGACTGGGAAGAAATAAAATTACAAAGATCAATGATGTTTAAGTCCCTTTTTAAGCAACATGGGTTATTTCCTGCGGTATCGATTGGAAAGAATGAAATTGCAATTATTTCTTTCTATGCGATGGAAGAAGATTTAGTAAAAGATAGGTCAAAACTTTCACAAGTTATAACCACAATAATGGAAATAAAAGAAACTAACATTCTGGATGGCAGTCAATGCACGTTTGGAGTAAGTAAAGTTTATCAAGATATTGCCCTTATAGCTAAAGGTTATGAAGAAGCTAGGGATGTCTTTCATTTACAGGAATCAAAAAAGGTACAAACATTTTTTTACGAGAATATTGGTGTATACCGACTTCTTCTGCTATTACAGGAAAATGGACAACTTGAATCTTATATACAAGATTATTTAGGAACTTTATTAAACTACGATCAAGAAATGAAGAGTGATTTGTTTACAACACTTGAAATCTACCTGGATTGCAGCGGTTCTAAAAAGGAAGCTGCCGAACGTTTATTTATTGTTCGCCAGACACTCTACCATCGTTTAGTAAAAATTGAACAGCTTATTGGACAGGACTTTATGGAACCTATGAATCGTTTAGCACTTGAAACTGCCATTAAAGCTTATTATTTAGTAAAAGATACCCCTGCAACCGTAACCGTAACTAATCACTAA